One window from the genome of Kryptolebias marmoratus isolate JLee-2015 linkage group LG1, ASM164957v2, whole genome shotgun sequence encodes:
- the lg1h9orf78 gene encoding telomere length and silencing protein 1 homolog, which translates to MPCGKNFRRRKESSDEEEEDETTEEVRMKMEEAKELQSLRKRQSGVSVTALLVGEKLPPEAEIDNDPFKLKTGGVVDMKKVKDRNRDMTEDETDLNLGTSFSAETNRRDEDADMMKYIETELKKKKGMVEAEEQKVKMKNAEDHLYELPENIRVNSAKKTEEMLSNQMLSGIPEVDLGIDAKIKNIIQTEDAKAKLLAEQRNKKKDLGTSFVPTNIAVNYVQHNRFYHEDVNAPQRHHRHREEPKARPLRVGDTEKPGPEAPSPPNPRKRPNNEKATDDYHYEKFKKMNRRY; encoded by the exons atgccgTGTGGTAAAAATTTCAGAAGGAGAAAGGAATCCtcagatgaagaggaggaggatgagacAACAGAAGAAGTCCG AATGAAAATGGAAGAGGCTAAAGAGCTTCAGAGTTTGAGGAAACGACAGAGCGGAGTCAG TGTGACCGCCTTATTAGTTGGAGAGAAACTGCCGCCAGAAGCTGAAATTGAT AATGATCCTTTCAAGTTGAAGACTGGGGGGGTTGTAGACATGAAGAAAGTGAAAGACAGGAATAGAGACAT GACAGAAGATGAGACAGACCTCAACCTGGGCACGTCGTTTTCAGCTGAGACTAACAGGAGGGACGAGGATGCAGACAT gaTGAAATACATAGAGACtgagttaaaaaagaagaagggcATGGTGGAGGCGGAGGAACAAaaggtgaaaatgaaaaacGCCGAGGACCACCTGTACGAACTTCCCGAGAACATCCGAGTGAACTCCGCCAAGAAGACGGAGGAGATGTTGTCCAATCAGATGCTGAGTGGGATCCCGGAAGTTGATCTCGGCATAGA cgcaaagataaaaaacatcatCCAGACAGAGGATGCCAAGGCCAAGCTTCTGGCAGAACAaaggaacaagaaaaaagacCTCGGCACGTCGTTTGTTCCCACAAACATCGCTGTTAATTACGTCCAACATAATCGCT TCTATCACGAGGATGTGAATGCACCCCAGAGGCACCACAGACACAGAGAGGAGCCCAAAGCGAGGCCACTGCGTGTGGGCGACACAGAGAAACCAGGTCCAGAAG CTCCGTCACCACCGAATCCCCGCAAACGCCCCAACAACGAGAAGGCCACAGACGACTACCACTATGAGAAGTTTAAGAAGATGAACCGAAGATATTAA
- the nfu1 gene encoding NFU1 iron-sulfur cluster scaffold homolog, mitochondrial: MATYRQVGRLLRISAGLSRPLAGSGCQSSGFHWPSQATGVSNRWPQNPLWTVPGRTMFVQTQDTPNPNSLKFLPGRTVLEEGTMNFASPRDAYCSPLARQLFRIDGVKSVFLGPDFITITRTDENMEWKVINPDVYATIMDFFTSGLPVVNEDSKPSADTAPSEDDDEVVAMIKELLDTRIRPTVQEDGGDVLYRGFDDGIVKLKLQGSCTSCPSSVVTLKNGIQNMLQFYIPEVESVEEVKDEEAAEV; the protein is encoded by the exons ATGGCGACTTATAGACAGGTCGGTAGGTTGTTGAGGATTTCTGCAGGACTTTCACGACC TCTTGCTGGCAGTGGGTGTCAGAGCAGTGGATTCCACTGGCCCTCACAAGCCACAGGAGTTTCAAACAGATGGCCACAGAACCCCCTCTGGACCGTTCCTG GAAGGACCATGTTTGTGCAGACACAGGATACACCAAATCCAAACAGCCTCAAGTTTCTGCCTGGTCGGACAGTTCTCGAGGAAGGAACTATGAATTTTGCCAGCCCTCGTGATGCTTACTGCTCTCCTTTAGCCAG ACAGCTTTTTAGGATTGATGGAGTTAAAAGTGTCTTCCTTGGTCCTGATTTTATCACCATCACAAGG ACTGATGAAAATATGGAATGGAAGGTAATTAATCCTGATGTTTATGCCACAATTATGGACTTCTTTACTTCCGGACTCCCAGTTGTGAACGAGGACAGCAAGCCAAGCGCCGATACAG CACCATCAGAGGATGACGATGAAGTAGTTGCTATGATAAAAGAGCTGCTGGATACACGGATAAG ACCTACGGTGCAGGAGGACGGAGGTGACGTTCTGTATCGGGGCTTTGATGATGGCATCGTTAAACTGAAGCTGCAGGGCTCCTGCACCAGTTGCCCCAGCTCGGTCGTAACGTTGAAGAATGGGATCCAAAACATGCTGCAGTTTTACATACCTGAGGTTGAATCCGTAGAAGAg gtgAAGGATGAGGAGGCAGCTGAAGTTTGA
- the LOC108236561 gene encoding glutamine--fructose-6-phosphate aminotransferase [isomerizing] 1, translating to MCGIFAYLNYHVPRTRRDILEILLKGLRRLEYRGYDSAGVGIDGGNSKDWESNGKSIQLIKQRGKVKALDEEIHKQQDIDLDVEFDVHLGIAHTRWATHGVPSPVNSHPHRSDKSNEFIVIHNGIITNYKDLRKFLESKGYDFESETDTETIAKLVKYMYDNRESDSISFATLVERVIQQLEGAFALVFKCVHYPGEAVVTRRGSPLLIGVRSDHKLSTDHIPVLYRSSGKDKKDKKNCNALPRLDQDTCLFPVEEKAVEYYFASDASAVIEHTNRVIFLEDDDVAAVTDGRLSIHRIKRGAGDYPARAIQTLQMELQQIMKGNYSSFMQKEIFEQPESVVNTMRGRVNFDNNTVTLGGLKDHIKEIQRCRRLILIACGTSYHAGVATRQVLEELTELPVMVELASDFLDRNTPVFRDDVCFFISQSGETADSLMALRYCKERGALTVGITNTVGSSISRETDCGVHINAGPEIGVASTKAYTSQFVALIMFALLMCDDRISMQPRRREIIQGLRVLPDLIKEVLSLDDEIQKLATELYQQKSVLIMGRGYHYATCLEGALKIKEITYMHSEGILAGELKHGPLALVDKLMPVIMIIMRDHTYTKCQNALQQIVARQGRPIVICDRDDHETITTSCRTIKVPHGVDCLQGILSVIPLQLLSFHLAVLRGYDVDCPRNLAKSVTVE from the exons ATGTGCG GAATCTTTGCCTATCTCAACTACCATGTGCCAAGGACTCGGCGTGACATCCTTGAGATCCTCCTCAAAGGTCTTCGACGTCTGGAATACAGAGGCTACGACTCAGCTG gcGTGGGAATCGATGGAGGAAACAGCAAGGATTGGGAGTCAAATGGCAAATCTATCCAACTGATCAAGCAACGTGGAAAAGTAAAGGCTCTGGATGAGGAGATTCACA AGCAGCAGGATATCGACCTGGATGTGGAATTTGACGTCCACCTTGGCATTGCTCACACACGTTGGGCCACCCACGGCGTGCCCAGCCCCGTCAACAGTCACCCACACAGATCAGACAAGAGCAACG agtTCATTGTGATCCACAATGGAATCATTACCAACTACAAGGATCTGAGGAAATTCTTG GAGAGCAAAGGCTATGATTTTGAGTCAGAGACGGACACAGAGACCATCGCCAAGCTGGTGAAGTACATGTATGACAACCGGGAGAGCGACAGCATCAGTTTTGCCACATTGGTTGAGCGTGTAATTCAGCAGCTG GAGGGAGCTTTTGCACTCGTCTTTAAGTGTGTCCATTATCCTGGAGAGGCTGTTGTCACAAG gAGGGGAAGTCCTCTACTGATTGGAGTGCGCAGTGATCACAAGCTGTCCACCGATCATATTCCTGTGCTCTACCGCTCCT ctggtAAAGACAAGAAGGACAAAAAGAACTGCAATGCCCTACCCAGGTTGGACCAGGACACCTGCCTGTTCCCTGTTGAAGAGAAAGCTGTAGAGTACTACTTTGCATCCGATGCTAG TGCTGTGATCGAGCACACAAACCGGGTGATCTTCCTGGAGGACGATGATGTGGCTGCCGTGACGGACGGACGGCTGTCCATCCACAGGATAAAGCGCGGAGCTGGAGACTACCCCGCCCGCGCCATCCAGACCCTGcagatggagctgcagcagatcatGAAGG GTAACTACAGCTCCTTCATGCAGAAGGAGATCTTTGAGCAGCCTGAGTCCGTGGTGAACACCATGAGAGGAAGAGTCAACTTTGACAACAACACAG TGACCCTGGGCGGACTGAAGGACCACATCAAAGAGATCCAGAGATGTCGACGGCTCATCCTTATTGCCTGTGGCACCAGTTACCACGCCGGAGTAGCA ACCCGTCAGGTTCTGGAGGAGCTTACAGAGTTGCCTGTTATGGTGGAGCTGGCCAGCGACTTCCTGGACAGAAACACACCGGTCTTCAGAGACGACGTCTGCTTTTTTATCAGCCAGTCAG GGGAGACAGCTGACAGCCTAATGGCCCTGCGCTACTGTAAGGAGAGAGGGGCTCTGACTGTGGGCATTACCAACACCGTGGGCAGCTCCATCTCCAGGGAGACCGACTGTGGAGTCCACATCAATGCTGGGCCAGAGATCGGAGTCGCCAGCACCAAG GCTTACACCAGTCAGTTCGTGGCCCTGATCATGTTTGCGCTCCTGATGTGCGACGACAGAATTTCCATGCAGCCCCGACGGCGTGAAATAATCCAGGGCCTGAGAGTGCTTCCAG ATCTGATTAAGGAAGTCCTCAGTTTGGATGATGAAATCCAGAAGTTGGCGACAGAGCTGTACCAGCAGAAGAGTGTGCTGATCATGGGCAGAGGCTACCATTATGCAACATGCCTGGAAGGAGCGCTG aaaatcaaggaaatcactTACATGCACTCAGAGGGCATCCTGGCCGGAGAGCTGAAGCACGGCCCTCTGGCCCTGGTGGATAAACTCATGCCGGTTATCATGATCATCATGAGGGATCACACCTACACAAAGTGTCAAAACGCCCTGCAGCAGATAGTTGCCCGCCAG GGCCGTCCCATTGTGATTTGTGACAGAGATGACCACGAAACCATCACAACCTCTTGCCGCACCATCAAAGTGCCTCACGGCGTGGACTGCCTGCAGGGCATCCTGAGCGTCATACccctgcagctgctgtcctTCCACCTGGCCGTCCTCAGAGGTTACGAC gTGGACTGTCCAAGAAACCTGGCCAAGTCGGTGACTGTAGAGTAA